cagAGATTTAAGGATTTGGAGGAACAAAATGCCAAGTTAAATGAGGAATTAAATGAGTTGAAGAGTCAACGCTTAGAAGACAAACGGCGGTTGCACGAACTCGAAAAGATCCGTTTGCAAAAAGAGCATTTAAGCgagttcaaaactcaaattatggAGCAGCATAGTATGCTGCAACGGGAACTGCAACGCTGTCGACAAGAACTGAGGGAGGCTACCGAACACAAGACCATATATAAACGTGAACTGGATGAAGTAGCTGAGAACATTGAACTGCTCACGTTGGATAAGGAAATGGCAGAAGAACGTGTTGAAACACTGCAAATAGAATTGGAAACGGCAAATGAGCGTGTTGAAGAACTGATGCTAGATATTGAAATCTTGAGAGCTGAGAATGATAATTCAACATCAGCTACAACTGGCGTACGTACAGATAATGGGTTAAAGGAAGAAATAATACAGCCGTCAGTGACAGAAATCAAACGTCTCGAACAGTACAATCAACGACTGCGTGAGACGGTTGTGCGACTGCGCGATGTTTTGACACACGAAAAGCAAGACCTACAAAAGGCCAAAAAAGAATTGGAGACAAAAACATCTGAAATCTCAGAACTTAAGAAAACCAAGGAGATACTTTCGAAGCGCATCGATGTAATGGAAATGCACATAATCGACTTAAAAGAACAAGTAGACGCTGCACTTGGTGCGGAATCGATGGTTACAACCTTAGCAGAGTCTAAAATAGAACTAGAAGAACGTGTCAAATTATTGGAGGAGGAAGTAATGGAGCTCGAAGCCCTGGAAGAGATTCACGAACAAATTATTGAAGGTAACCAAGAACTAGAATTGGATTTACGTGAAGAAATTGATGCTCTCAATTTAACGATCAAAATGTTGCAAGAGGAAAAGAATAATACGCTAGAAACAATATATGATCGAGACGTAACTATTATGAAATTTAGAGAGCTTGTCAAAACATTAAACAACAATATACTCTCTAAAGATCCGCCAACAAATGTATTGGGCATTGCTACAGGTACTGGCACTTCCACATCAGATGACCTCAGCAGCACCCTCTCCAATCAGGACGAAACTCAAAGTATCGACTTTAATCAAATGTTCTCGGTGACAAAGGCTTGTGAAAGGGCTATCGACTCGCGGCTAAATGCAATTGAACTCAAACTGTGCAAAGCGCACATTGGGCACCTTCTAGCGTTTGTGCCTGAGGAGATCATGCTGCGCGGCTGCGAATATGACATCATATTGGTGCTGCTCTTACTGCagcgtttgtatgagaaaatcgaaattatttgcCACATAATCAATGAAAAGTTTCCATCATCCTGTGAGTTTGCCAAAAACACTATATTCGAGGGATTCTCCGTACACCGCTTCGCTTTCCGTTGCAAATGCCTATATGTCTTGCGCAGCCTTAAAATGGTCATTAAACAGTTAATTTTCGGTTTGAATCACTGCGATTATGAGGTGTGCACACATGCAGCTATTTATCGCGGAGAAATGGAAACACAGGAGAAATCTATCGATGAACTGATTAAACGACTAAAAGGTGACATGCTCGATGAAAATACACCCATGGAATCGGTGGAACGAACTCTATCATTTTTCAATACGCTTTACACCAACCTCATTTGTTCGCAAAATCTTACCGAGTTAATAGACGAACAACAACTCTACGTTATGCTAGTGGAAGTACTGGATGTGTGCTTGGACTGCATCAACACTAATGCTGGAATACTGCATACAATTATACAGTTGGGAGATGAAAATACCGAATCATTTTGGGCCATGCAATTTCTAATGGAAAACGTTAATCAATTCAAGCAAAAATTACGCAAGTTACAACGGAAGCTTCCTTCTGCTGCGGTAGATATTTCAGccatgcagcaacaacaaatacagcGCATACAGCATATACTAACTACGAATGAACATTTCGGCcgatttattaatattttaatagcaACATGCAAAGATGCAACGAAGGACATATCAACAAGCAGCTTCTCCACCAATGGAGAGCGCCTATGCGACGCAGCCATCGAACATAAAAAGCTTTGGAAAATCATTATTACGAACTGTACAAAATATGCTGCTGAGGAAAAACCAACACCAATTGCCTTATTCCATCATTGCATTCAGCAGCTCGACGAAATAATCAATGAGCTCACTATTTTCATCTCGGAGAATGAGTCTGTGCGCAGCGCAAACAAAAATACGATGTTCGTACGCTCGTCGGCTACTACGCTGCTGCAACGCTCAATGCAATTAAAACAACATTCAGAGGATATAAAGAGTTTGAAGCACTCATTGACCGAACGGGATAAGgaaatcaaaacacaaaaatactTAGCGAAAATGAAACAGAACGAATTCTCTGAAATGCAAATACGAAAAGAGATCGCCGAACGTAACTTGTCAAAGGTGCAACGCAGCCAAGAGGAAGCTCTGATGCAGATTACGGAATATATCGAACAATTCGACAAGCTAATATGCCAACGTGAGCATATAATCGCGCAATCATtcaatattataaaagaaaaactatcTGCCATGGAACAGAACCACGCACGTCTTGAGCAGAAACTTATCTCACGCAAGGCAGTCATGAATATTTCAACAGACGAAAGTTATCGCGAAATCGAAACACTTAATAAGTGTTTACGTTACGAACGGGCGGAACGTTGTAAGCTGCACATCGACGAAATGaagttgcgcatgcgcagcttCGAGCCACTATATGTGCCACATCAAATGCGTATGGTAGACGCAACGGAAACCCGACTCGCCAAGGAGTTACTAACGCTGAAAAACCAATGGATTCTTTCACATATCAAATTAAAACCAGTTACGGAAAACGAACGTTACACGCTAAAACGAAAATCAAATGAACTGCTGCAACGTACATGGAGCACATATTTTAAGACACATCCTCACCGCAGCGCGTCAAATAATTTCGGCGATTTCGGCACGAAAGatgtaaatcaaatatttaattaagttagTACTTCTttcacttcaaatatttaacggTGGCCTATAGATATGTGaattaataagtttttttagACTAAATTAGTTTGATGCTAAGGCAGTGATTGTCGTAGTTATTGGAAAgtaatattttgctttaattcgCCCAACTCTTTAGCTGTTCGAGTTGAAGATTATATTCTTATGAAtactttttagtgaaatttgtctctataaatataacaaaaagccTTTATAATGTGATTTGAATGTGATCAAAAAcaccaattattttttaaacactatGGATTATTCTAGAAATGGTGTATATGATtttcaaatttagtttttattttatattcattcattcaGAATCAACCAAAATCCTTCTGAAAACAGTATTACTTAAATATCTCATCTTTTAATTGATGACACCAAATCAAATCAATTAAAAGAccaataatgataataataaatgaaagtatcaaatataaaaaagaaaacattggaAATTAATAGTCTTCTctagaatataattttttattactaccattacatatcgtcacctgaaatgcaaaattacatatcatcaaaaaactgaaaatgtgttttttattgcttacaatttactacatatcgctcatttgctgcaagaccggcataaatcaaaaaacgtgatttttgagttaatgctgcagaattgttcgttatatcagaCGTCAGGTTgcgtgaaaaattcatatgaagaCCTCCTAtctgctccgcttgagaaggggtgtaaggttggagtcaccgtatAAGGTtatagtcagttgaaaactttaaacgcgttttctgaagaatcgattttttgacttataccggtcttgcagcaaatgagggatatgtatgtacgtatattatgtattatatttttcataaaattttaacctcccgctgtcagatataaccagtatataatcacattataaccaatatataacagttttataaccaaaactaaaattttgtttccataTAAGTGATTTCTAATATATCGATTTTCCTTCGCCTGTGGACTTGTggaaagtgatgttacgttattttgcattttagatgacgatatgtacttacatacatacatatgtatgtactatatataataaattataacaaataataactAGTTATTATCACCATTCTTTCAACTATggtaatacgagtataaagcTATGTTATTGGCTTTATggatatttattaaattataaatattgttatttacaataatcgaaaaattacTCTTTGCTAGCATAATTTAGCatactttaaaca
This genomic stretch from Bactrocera dorsalis isolate Fly_Bdor chromosome 5, ASM2337382v1, whole genome shotgun sequence harbors:
- the LOC105224249 gene encoding dynactin subunit 1; translation: MAERSFKIGQNVQIAGRNLRGQIAYVGLTSFSPGKWIGVVLDEKDKGKNNGTVKGTTYFKCPANCGLFVRPTQLILIRDSETDEMTEPTALEVGESSGSGVKPAGSEKFATATPATSHSSAKALEKSEIKNQKSDGSTTTLHKEAPNSNTVANSNGNLLKATKINQPLQANQRVISSNTQLELSFTGATVSVAAPKRSKTTVSPSESFCCIRQRSAFVETGFLEILHTQFTPGHPLRSPTVFNLNNGSHSALAISPTEQLQQQQRQQQRFKDLEEQNAKLNEELNELKSQRLEDKRRLHELEKIRLQKEHLSEFKTQIMEQHSMLQRELQRCRQELREATEHKTIYKRELDEVAENIELLTLDKEMAEERVETLQIELETANERVEELMLDIEILRAENDNSTSATTGVRTDNGLKEEIIQPSVTEIKRLEQYNQRLRETVVRLRDVLTHEKQDLQKAKKELETKTSEISELKKTKEILSKRIDVMEMHIIDLKEQVDAALGAESMVTTLAESKIELEERVKLLEEEVMELEALEEIHEQIIEGNQELELDLREEIDALNLTIKMLQEEKNNTLETIYDRDVTIMKFRELVKTLNNNILSKDPPTNVLGIATGTGTSTSDDLSSTLSNQDETQSIDFNQMFSVTKACERAIDSRLNAIELKLCKAHIGHLLAFVPEEIMLRGCEYDIILVLLLLQRLYEKIEIICHIINEKFPSSCEFAKNTIFEGFSVHRFAFRCKCLYVLRSLKMVIKQLIFGLNHCDYEVCTHAAIYRGEMETQEKSIDELIKRLKGDMLDENTPMESVERTLSFFNTLYTNLICSQNLTELIDEQQLYVMLVEVLDVCLDCINTNAGILHTIIQLGDENTESFWAMQFLMENVNQFKQKLRKLQRKLPSAAVDISAMQQQQIQRIQHILTTNEHFGRFINILIATCKDATKDISTSSFSTNGERLCDAAIEHKKLWKIIITNCTKYAAEEKPTPIALFHHCIQQLDEIINELTIFISENESVRSANKNTMFVRSSATTLLQRSMQLKQHSEDIKSLKHSLTERDKEIKTQKYLAKMKQNEFSEMQIRKEIAERNLSKVQRSQEEALMQITEYIEQFDKLICQREHIIAQSFNIIKEKLSAMEQNHARLEQKLISRKAVMNISTDESYREIETLNKCLRYERAERCKLHIDEMKLRMRSFEPLYVPHQMRMVDATETRLAKELLTLKNQWILSHIKLKPVTENERYTLKRKSNELLQRTWSTYFKTHPHRSASNNFGDFGTKDVNQIFN